A window of the Bacillus sp. A301a_S52 genome harbors these coding sequences:
- a CDS encoding YfhD family protein — protein MSVDPRKKRREATEDDSNKDVKYSDELADTEDREAQARAKAATQRVNKNNI, from the coding sequence ATTTCTGTGGACCCACGTAAAAAAAGACGGGAAGCAACTGAAGACGATAGTAATAAAGATGTAAAATATAGTGATGAATTAGCTGATACAGAAGACCGTGAAGCACAAGCAAGAGCAAAAGCGGCTACTCAACGCGTTAATAAAAACAATATTTAA
- a CDS encoding YfhH family protein: protein MSMAELQQEVADLKVKAQKAEQMGMINEFAVHERKMLLAQAYLLSPDDFHSGEKYQLNDSEETFLIDYLNGVFAWGYRNDNSGKEAVPISLLGRRIT from the coding sequence ATGTCCATGGCAGAACTTCAACAAGAAGTAGCTGATTTAAAAGTGAAAGCTCAAAAAGCTGAACAAATGGGAATGATTAATGAATTTGCCGTACATGAACGAAAAATGTTACTTGCTCAAGCTTATTTGTTAAGTCCGGATGATTTTCATTCAGGGGAAAAATATCAGTTAAACGATAGCGAGGAAACCTTTTTAATTGATTATTTAAATGGTGTTTTTGCCTGGGGATATAGAAATGACAACAGTGGAAAGGAAGCTGTACCTATTTCTCTCTTAGGAAGGCGAATAACGTAG
- the treC gene encoding alpha,alpha-phosphotrehalase produces the protein MNEWWRRAVVYQIYPKSFNDTTGDGVGDLQGIIDKLDYLVRLGVDVLWLTPIYTSPQRDNGYDISDYYSIHEEYGTMEDFDLLLKEAHERGLKIIMDIVVNHTSTEHKWFKESASSKANPYRNYYIWKSAVNGEKPTNWQSKFGGSAWQYNETTRDYYLHLFDVTQADLNWENQEVRQSIYDMMHFWFQKGVDGFRLDVINLISKDQNFPNDDGTIPPGDGRKFYTDGPRVHEFIHEMNECVFSKYDVMTVGEMSSTTIDHCIKYTRPDRKELNMTFNFHHLKVDYPDGEKWALAEMDFGALKRILSTWQTEMYKGGGWNALFWCNHDQPRVVTRYGNDGDYHKQSAKMLATTIHLMQGTPYIYQGEEFGMTDPKFNTIDDYRDVETLNMYEEKKREGYGEQDILKIIQAKSRDNSRTPMQWSSDVNGGFTDGTPWIPLAPNYEQINASAAIKDKDSIFHHYKRLINLRKELDIVTYGDYELLLENDDRLFVYVRSYNDEKLLVINHFYDGETQCRLPDDLDVANYEATLLLTNYGDSKSLSKTMPIKPYESLVYHMKKV, from the coding sequence ATGAATGAATGGTGGAGAAGAGCTGTCGTCTACCAAATATATCCGAAAAGCTTTAACGATACGACAGGTGACGGCGTTGGCGATCTTCAAGGAATAATTGATAAACTGGATTATCTAGTACGATTAGGTGTGGACGTCTTGTGGCTTACACCAATATATACGTCGCCGCAGAGAGATAATGGCTACGATATTAGTGATTATTACAGCATACATGAAGAATATGGGACGATGGAAGACTTTGATTTATTATTGAAAGAGGCACATGAACGTGGCTTGAAAATAATTATGGATATCGTTGTTAACCATACGTCAACAGAGCACAAGTGGTTTAAAGAATCAGCATCATCAAAGGCTAACCCATATAGGAATTATTATATTTGGAAGAGTGCTGTAAATGGGGAGAAGCCAACAAATTGGCAGTCAAAATTCGGTGGAAGTGCATGGCAATATAACGAGACGACTCGTGACTATTATTTACATCTTTTTGACGTTACACAGGCAGATTTAAATTGGGAAAACCAAGAGGTGCGTCAGTCTATTTACGATATGATGCATTTCTGGTTTCAAAAAGGTGTAGATGGTTTTCGCTTGGATGTCATTAATTTAATTTCAAAGGATCAAAATTTCCCTAATGATGATGGTACGATTCCCCCTGGTGATGGACGTAAATTCTATACAGATGGTCCAAGAGTACATGAATTTATCCATGAAATGAACGAATGTGTTTTTTCCAAGTATGATGTTATGACGGTTGGAGAGATGAGTTCAACTACGATAGATCATTGTATTAAATACACGAGGCCGGATAGAAAAGAATTAAACATGACATTTAATTTTCATCATTTAAAAGTCGATTATCCTGATGGTGAAAAATGGGCCCTTGCCGAGATGGATTTTGGGGCATTAAAGCGTATTTTATCAACTTGGCAGACTGAAATGTACAAAGGTGGCGGGTGGAATGCGTTGTTTTGGTGTAATCATGACCAGCCGCGTGTGGTAACACGCTACGGAAATGATGGCGACTATCATAAGCAATCTGCCAAAATGTTAGCCACGACCATTCATTTAATGCAAGGGACTCCTTATATTTATCAAGGGGAAGAATTTGGCATGACGGATCCAAAATTTAACACGATAGACGATTATCGTGATGTGGAAACGCTCAACATGTATGAAGAAAAAAAGCGTGAGGGATACGGAGAGCAAGATATTCTAAAGATTATTCAAGCTAAATCTCGTGATAATTCAAGAACGCCTATGCAATGGAGTAGTGACGTAAATGGAGGGTTCACTGATGGGACACCATGGATACCATTGGCTCCAAATTATGAGCAAATTAATGCGTCCGCAGCTATTAAAGATAAAGATTCAATTTTTCACCATTATAAGCGACTAATTAATCTTCGAAAAGAATTAGATATAGTAACGTATGGAGACTATGAGTTGCTTTTAGAAAATGACGACAGACTTTTCGTCTACGTCCGATCATATAACGATGAGAAATTGTTAGTCATAAACCATTTTTATGATGGGGAGACACAATGTCGGCTACCGGATGATCTAGATGTGGCAAACTATGAAGCGACTTTGCTTTTAACTAATTATGGAGATAGTAAGTCGCTGAGTAAAACAATGCCAATAAAGCCTTATGAGTCGTTAGTTTATCATATGAAAAAAGTTTGA
- the mutY gene encoding A/G-specific adenine glycosylase: MFSKGEYSVKHIDHVQFQSDLLNWYDENKRDLPWRRENDPYKIWVSEIMLQQTQVDTVIPYYERFMALFPTLKDLAEAEEETVLKAWEGLGYYSRARNLHTAVKEVAATYGGEVPSTPDEVQSLRGVGPYTAGAILSIAYNIPAPAVDGNVMRVISRLYTIYDDISRPSARHTFEMLVMKLISQERASDFNQALMELGALICTPRQPACLLCPVQEHCAAREEGVQELLPVKAKKKPPKKLQMKVAIVKDEEGKILIEKRPETGLLAKLWQFPNIEAVTDTNDDLKAHLSSFGLEVSLEKEAVQEVKHVFSHIVWEMKVYTAITTAKVEETVFYDVTTRLFVDRDDINYYPFPVSHQKIIDHSL, translated from the coding sequence ATATTTTCAAAAGGAGAATATAGTGTGAAACATATTGACCATGTTCAATTTCAATCTGACTTACTCAATTGGTATGATGAGAATAAAAGGGATCTTCCATGGCGAAGAGAAAATGATCCATATAAGATTTGGGTATCCGAAATCATGCTTCAGCAAACCCAAGTGGACACGGTTATCCCTTACTATGAACGATTTATGGCGCTATTTCCAACATTAAAAGATCTGGCTGAGGCAGAAGAAGAGACGGTATTAAAAGCATGGGAAGGGCTCGGTTATTATTCTAGAGCAAGAAATTTACACACGGCTGTGAAGGAAGTTGCAGCCACATATGGAGGAGAAGTGCCTAGCACACCTGATGAGGTACAAAGTCTTCGAGGAGTTGGTCCGTATACGGCAGGTGCTATTCTTTCCATCGCTTATAACATACCTGCCCCTGCGGTGGATGGGAATGTCATGAGAGTGATTTCACGACTTTATACCATTTATGATGATATAAGCAGGCCTTCAGCACGTCATACGTTTGAGATGCTCGTTATGAAACTCATTTCTCAAGAAAGAGCTTCTGACTTTAATCAAGCGCTAATGGAACTTGGGGCATTAATTTGTACGCCTAGACAGCCTGCCTGTCTTCTCTGTCCTGTTCAAGAGCATTGTGCGGCTCGGGAGGAGGGGGTACAAGAGCTACTTCCTGTTAAAGCCAAGAAGAAACCACCGAAGAAATTACAAATGAAGGTAGCGATTGTTAAAGATGAAGAAGGAAAAATACTTATTGAAAAAAGACCAGAAACAGGCCTTCTTGCTAAACTGTGGCAATTTCCTAATATTGAAGCCGTGACTGATACAAACGATGATTTAAAAGCTCATCTAAGTTCTTTTGGACTTGAAGTGAGCCTTGAGAAAGAAGCCGTTCAAGAAGTAAAGCATGTTTTTTCTCATATTGTTTGGGAAATGAAAGTCTACACAGCTATTACTACAGCTAAAGTAGAGGAAACAGTATTTTACGATGTAACAACGCGGTTATTTGTAGACCGTGACGATATAAATTACTATCCATTTCCTGTCTCGCACCAGAAGATTATCGATCATTCACTTTGA
- a CDS encoding FixH family protein, protein MKRVMTSLVVIGLAGLITACGQGEPDNSSGAVNVNDVNLEPLEAEINIPETAELGEEVVLQTLVLQGDEKVDDASEVIFEVWLDGEKADSDMIEADLPGEEGIYEVTYEFSQNGVYMVQPHVTARGSHVMPVEEITVGQTTEENEEGNNSAENDDHHDHEGDSHERGHLHESMTLDWRAEEEAHVGDEVTLTAYVEWEEEAWSDGEVQYEIWKHGDERHEWIPAEEVEAGLYEAVHVFEDEGEYHVMVHLEDNSVHEHVQYLIQVN, encoded by the coding sequence ATGAAGCGAGTAATGACTAGTTTAGTAGTTATTGGATTAGCAGGTCTAATAACAGCTTGTGGACAAGGGGAACCAGATAATAGTTCTGGGGCGGTGAATGTTAATGATGTGAACTTAGAACCATTAGAAGCTGAAATTAATATTCCTGAAACGGCTGAACTAGGGGAAGAAGTCGTTTTACAGACTCTTGTTTTACAAGGGGATGAAAAAGTAGATGATGCGTCTGAAGTTATTTTTGAAGTTTGGCTGGACGGAGAAAAAGCTGATAGTGATATGATCGAGGCAGACCTTCCAGGAGAAGAGGGAATATATGAAGTGACGTATGAATTCTCTCAAAATGGGGTCTATATGGTACAACCCCATGTAACTGCAAGGGGGTCGCATGTGATGCCAGTTGAAGAAATAACAGTTGGCCAGACGACAGAGGAGAATGAAGAAGGAAACAATTCGGCAGAGAATGATGATCATCATGATCACGAAGGAGATAGTCATGAGCGCGGTCATTTACATGAAAGTATGACACTTGATTGGCGAGCTGAAGAGGAAGCCCACGTAGGAGACGAAGTGACACTAACCGCTTATGTGGAGTGGGAAGAAGAAGCCTGGTCGGATGGAGAAGTCCAATATGAAATTTGGAAGCATGGCGATGAACGCCACGAATGGATTCCTGCCGAGGAAGTGGAAGCTGGCTTGTATGAAGCAGTTCATGTGTTCGAAGATGAAGGGGAATACCATGTGATGGTTCACCTTGAAGATAATAGCGTTCATGAGCATGTCCAGTATTTAATTCAAGTGAATTAA
- a CDS encoding metal-dependent hydrolase codes for MDTGTHVVMGIAIGGLATLDPAVSSSPEMTQAAMIGVLVGSQAPDFDTVLKLRNNSSYIRHHRGVTHSIPFLFIWPTVITLFLYWLIPNLNLYHLWAWIFLAVFLHVFVDIFNAYGTKALAPFYSKWLALGIINIFDAFIFIAHIIGILLWRFGFPPGWTFLSMYGVIVLYYIWRIKAQRRVYHHVKTLHPDATHIFTSPTFKWSRWHIVVRTHSMMYVAESRANKINYFESYPFEPIPDDPIINAARNDKNLAAFLSFSPAYRWAVSIERHGYSVKFVDLRYRSKGHYPFVAIVRMDEDLRILSSYTGWIYNNASLRRKLETVVVE; via the coding sequence ATGGACACAGGAACCCATGTTGTCATGGGGATTGCCATAGGGGGATTAGCAACACTAGATCCTGCAGTATCATCTAGTCCTGAAATGACACAAGCGGCTATGATTGGTGTGCTTGTCGGATCACAGGCCCCTGACTTTGACACCGTATTAAAGTTACGAAACAACTCCTCATATATAAGGCATCACCGTGGTGTTACTCATTCGATTCCTTTTTTGTTTATATGGCCGACGGTGATTACCCTTTTTCTATATTGGCTGATTCCGAATTTAAATTTATATCACTTATGGGCTTGGATATTTCTCGCTGTATTTCTACATGTTTTCGTGGATATATTTAATGCATATGGTACAAAAGCGTTAGCCCCCTTTTATTCTAAATGGCTCGCTTTAGGTATTATTAATATTTTCGATGCCTTTATTTTCATCGCCCATATAATAGGCATTTTGCTTTGGAGGTTCGGCTTCCCACCAGGCTGGACATTCCTCTCCATGTATGGTGTTATCGTACTTTATTATATTTGGCGAATTAAAGCACAGCGGCGCGTTTATCATCATGTGAAGACGTTACACCCTGATGCCACACATATTTTTACCTCTCCCACCTTTAAATGGAGTAGGTGGCATATCGTTGTTCGAACACATTCAATGATGTATGTTGCTGAAAGTAGAGCAAACAAAATTAACTATTTTGAATCATACCCTTTCGAACCCATACCTGATGATCCGATTATTAATGCAGCCCGAAATGATAAAAATTTGGCAGCTTTCCTTTCGTTTTCTCCAGCTTATCGGTGGGCTGTTTCCATTGAAAGGCACGGCTATTCTGTGAAGTTTGTCGATCTCAGATATCGTAGTAAAGGGCACTATCCCTTCGTAGCTATTGTAAGAATGGATGAAGATTTGCGCATTTTAAGTTCTTACACTGGATGGATTTATAACAATGCTTCACTTCGCCGAAAATTGGAAACCGTCGTAGTAGAATGA
- a CDS encoding YfhJ family protein, whose protein sequence is MYDYYERLTNRLLEQNDHLSYFEARTWIELLWEDFEATYAKAGQKYKGKDTTEKVLSQWIDNYGPRLHEVLLEKPKYKEWFEKKKFYH, encoded by the coding sequence ATGTATGATTATTATGAACGGTTGACTAACCGACTATTAGAACAAAATGATCACTTATCTTATTTTGAAGCTCGTACTTGGATAGAACTGTTGTGGGAAGATTTTGAGGCGACGTATGCAAAAGCAGGGCAAAAATATAAAGGAAAAGATACGACAGAAAAAGTGCTATCTCAGTGGATAGATAATTACGGACCACGACTTCATGAAGTATTATTAGAGAAACCAAAATATAAGGAATGGTTTGAAAAAAAGAAGTTTTATCATTAA
- a CDS encoding YpzG family protein, with the protein MVNTRTLNGKNTMQQDPFQSPRANPKRAFHQVNGETEQSLHNQILEVQTRKRT; encoded by the coding sequence ATGGTGAATACTCGGACTTTGAACGGCAAAAACACAATGCAACAAGACCCTTTCCAATCGCCACGGGCCAATCCAAAGCGTGCCTTTCATCAAGTAAATGGCGAAACAGAACAAAGTTTACACAACCAGATTTTAGAAGTTCAAACACGCAAAAGAACGTAA
- a CDS encoding TIGR01777 family protein, translating into MKIAITGGTGLIGQAVTRELISRDHHVLILTRNKENKKSKYGTTYVEWLKDGTYPEKELEGIDGLINLAGENLNSGRWTADKKREILQSRITATREVVRIIEQLKKKPDVLVNGSAVGFYGTSFTKTFTEKETIPGDDFLADVVAKWESEALKAAPNVRVVCARFGLVLSVEDGALKKMLSPFRLGAGGKLGTGEQWMSWIHINDVAKALVHSLMAPSLQGPVNITAPHPEMMKHFGQQLAAVLNRPFWAPVPSSLLKFILGDMSTLILEGQRVLPAKLEHHDFRFQFPHLQDALTDLIKK; encoded by the coding sequence ATGAAAATAGCTATAACAGGCGGAACTGGTCTCATCGGACAAGCTGTTACTAGAGAACTCATTTCAAGAGATCATCATGTCCTTATTCTAACGAGAAATAAAGAAAATAAAAAGAGTAAATATGGCACCACCTATGTAGAATGGCTAAAAGACGGTACATACCCTGAAAAAGAACTTGAAGGTATTGATGGTTTAATTAATTTAGCTGGAGAAAATTTGAATAGTGGCAGATGGACAGCGGATAAAAAAAGAGAAATATTGCAGAGCCGTATTACCGCAACACGTGAAGTCGTGCGAATAATCGAACAGCTAAAGAAGAAGCCTGATGTTTTAGTTAATGGATCTGCAGTAGGTTTTTACGGTACGTCCTTTACTAAAACTTTTACTGAAAAAGAAACAATCCCAGGGGATGATTTTTTAGCTGACGTTGTAGCAAAATGGGAAAGCGAAGCCTTGAAAGCAGCGCCTAATGTAAGAGTGGTCTGCGCTCGTTTTGGCCTCGTATTATCGGTAGAAGACGGCGCCCTAAAAAAGATGTTATCACCGTTTCGCCTTGGGGCTGGGGGGAAACTTGGCACAGGTGAACAATGGATGTCGTGGATTCATATCAATGATGTGGCAAAAGCTCTCGTACATTCTCTTATGGCCCCCTCCCTTCAGGGTCCTGTCAATATAACTGCTCCTCATCCAGAGATGATGAAACACTTTGGACAACAGCTGGCCGCTGTTTTAAATCGGCCTTTTTGGGCCCCTGTTCCAAGCAGTCTCTTAAAATTCATACTTGGTGATATGAGTACCCTTATTTTAGAAGGACAAAGAGTCCTACCTGCGAAGTTAGAACACCACGATTTTCGGTTTCAATTTCCCCATCTGCAAGATGCTTTAACTGATTTGATAAAAAAATAA
- a CDS encoding YfhE family protein, whose product MATDAKKRKTRAEKRLTSRALEMAHQSDFKAADKAFSKHKSNL is encoded by the coding sequence ATGGCTACTGACGCAAAGAAAAGAAAAACAAGGGCAGAAAAACGCTTAACATCTCGCGCGCTTGAAATGGCCCATCAATCTGATTTCAAAGCGGCTGATAAAGCGTTTTCCAAGCACAAATCAAACTTGTAG
- a CDS encoding L-lactate permease encodes MSSIIALTPIISVMLFLVVLKMPAVRAMAISLVATALLAIVYWQVPFIIISASFIEGIMIGLSILYIVFGAILLLNTLKLSGAIDTIRASFMGVSPDRRVQLIIIAWLFGAFIEGAAGFGTPAAIAAPLLVALGFPPLASVVLALIADSSPVSFGAVGTPIIVGVEQGLYEGTEVSSIALPYVTEAGGMAAFLQQLATQIMSIDIIVGSFMPLIMVLILTRFFGENRSWKEGLAVWKFAIFAGLSFTLPALAVATFLGPEFPSIFGGLIGLMIVIPAAKRGFLLPETAWDFAKEENWLSSWVGKITASDESDKTKAQLPLVVAWVPYLLVGLFLVLTRLDALPFKEKLRSVTVGWNNILGTEIGEQLEPLYIPGFVFILVVIITIFVHKMTKKQVRRAFTWSGKAVIGTALTLFTAVPMVRIFINSGINESGLEAMPVELANTASALMGDVWPIMAPIIGALGSFISGSATFSNMMFSLFQTSVSDQIGADPTLILSLQVMGANAGNMICVLNVVAAASVVGLVGKEGAIIRMTILPMLYYALFAGTIGLILTLL; translated from the coding sequence ATGTCATCAATTATTGCGTTAACACCTATCATCTCAGTTATGCTTTTTCTTGTAGTGTTAAAAATGCCTGCTGTACGAGCTATGGCGATTAGCTTGGTTGCGACAGCGTTATTAGCTATTGTTTATTGGCAGGTCCCATTTATTATTATTAGTGCATCTTTTATTGAAGGAATCATGATTGGTCTATCCATCTTATATATTGTTTTTGGTGCAATTTTACTTTTAAATACACTTAAACTTTCAGGCGCTATTGATACAATTAGGGCAAGTTTTATGGGAGTTTCTCCTGATCGCCGTGTTCAATTAATTATTATTGCTTGGCTCTTTGGTGCTTTTATTGAAGGTGCCGCAGGATTTGGAACACCAGCAGCTATTGCAGCCCCTTTACTTGTAGCTTTAGGTTTCCCTCCATTGGCATCCGTTGTTTTAGCTCTAATAGCGGACAGTTCACCTGTTTCTTTTGGGGCAGTTGGTACACCAATTATAGTAGGGGTAGAGCAAGGGCTTTACGAGGGAACTGAAGTAAGTTCGATTGCATTACCTTATGTTACGGAAGCAGGTGGCATGGCAGCTTTCCTTCAACAGCTAGCAACTCAAATTATGAGTATTGACATTATTGTGGGCTCTTTTATGCCACTAATCATGGTCCTCATTTTAACACGCTTCTTTGGCGAAAATAGATCGTGGAAGGAAGGGTTAGCCGTTTGGAAGTTTGCCATTTTTGCAGGGCTAAGCTTTACGCTTCCAGCCTTGGCAGTTGCTACTTTTTTAGGACCTGAATTTCCGTCAATCTTTGGCGGGCTAATTGGACTTATGATCGTTATCCCGGCTGCCAAGAGAGGATTTCTGTTGCCAGAAACAGCATGGGACTTTGCTAAAGAAGAAAATTGGTTATCTTCTTGGGTAGGGAAAATAACAGCTAGTGATGAGTCTGATAAAACGAAAGCACAGTTACCGTTGGTAGTCGCTTGGGTCCCGTATTTACTCGTAGGCTTGTTTCTCGTCCTTACTCGCCTCGATGCACTACCATTTAAGGAAAAGTTACGAAGTGTAACAGTGGGGTGGAACAATATTTTAGGTACTGAAATCGGTGAACAGTTAGAACCTCTTTATATTCCTGGGTTCGTGTTCATACTCGTTGTGATCATAACAATATTTGTTCACAAAATGACTAAAAAACAAGTGAGGCGTGCATTTACATGGTCAGGTAAGGCTGTGATAGGAACGGCACTTACGTTATTCACTGCTGTTCCTATGGTTAGAATATTCATTAACTCTGGAATTAATGAGAGTGGTCTTGAAGCGATGCCAGTTGAGCTTGCAAACACGGCATCCGCTCTAATGGGGGACGTTTGGCCGATCATGGCCCCTATTATTGGCGCATTAGGCTCGTTTATTTCGGGCAGTGCGACTTTTAGTAATATGATGTTCAGCTTGTTCCAAACGAGTGTCTCAGACCAAATTGGTGCGGATCCAACTCTTATTTTGTCTCTTCAAGTCATGGGAGCTAATGCGGGTAACATGATTTGTGTTTTAAATGTTGTTGCAGCTGCTTCAGTTGTAGGATTGGTAGGAAAAGAAGGCGCAATAATTCGCATGACGATTTTACCTATGCTGTATTATGCGCTCTTCGCAGGAACGATTGGGCTTATCTTAACGTTACTGTAA
- a CDS encoding small, acid-soluble spore protein K, with translation MRNNNRDLPSRISLDKGRHDMSRFASKRPDGSIKDHPKQRMAASSEKQEDDI, from the coding sequence TTGCGTAATAATAACCGAGACTTGCCGAGTCGTATCTCATTAGATAAAGGCCGGCACGACATGTCACGTTTTGCTTCGAAACGACCAGATGGTTCAATAAAAGATCATCCAAAACAACGAATGGCTGCTTCCTCTGAAAAACAGGAGGATGACATTTAA
- the treR gene encoding trehalose operon repressor, with amino-acid sequence MKNKYFQIYREIADNIRAGIHPANTKLPSEHDLMKNFNTSRETIRKALTLLSQNGFIQKIQGKGSIVLDAKKIDFPISGLISFKELAGNIGKEHRTIVEVLELIEPDQNIQSHLNVTDKDKVWEVYRVREIDGERIILDKDYLNHSFVGNLTKETCENSIYEYIEHELGLTISFAKKEISVVEPTEEDRRLLDLDGFTNIVIVKNFVYFDDASLFQYTESRHRPDKFKFVDFARRNVHH; translated from the coding sequence ATGAAAAATAAATATTTTCAAATATATCGGGAAATTGCAGATAATATTCGCGCGGGTATCCACCCAGCCAATACGAAGTTACCGTCAGAACACGATTTAATGAAAAACTTTAATACCTCTCGAGAAACGATTAGAAAAGCATTAACACTATTATCACAAAATGGTTTCATTCAAAAAATTCAAGGGAAGGGCTCAATCGTACTTGATGCAAAAAAAATTGACTTTCCCATTTCAGGTTTGATCAGTTTTAAAGAATTAGCAGGAAATATTGGGAAAGAACACCGCACTATTGTGGAAGTGTTGGAGCTGATTGAGCCTGATCAAAACATTCAGAGTCACTTAAATGTGACAGATAAAGACAAAGTTTGGGAAGTGTACCGGGTAAGAGAAATAGATGGTGAGCGGATCATTCTCGATAAAGATTATCTAAATCATTCTTTTGTTGGTAATCTAACGAAAGAAACATGTGAGAACTCTATTTACGAGTATATTGAACATGAACTTGGATTAACGATTAGTTTTGCTAAGAAGGAAATCAGTGTTGTTGAACCGACTGAAGAGGATAGACGTCTGTTAGACCTAGACGGTTTCACCAATATTGTCATTGTGAAAAATTTCGTTTATTTTGATGATGCAAGTTTATTTCAATATACAGAATCCCGTCATCGACCAGATAAATTTAAGTTTGTTGACTTCGCTCGACGGAATGTACACCACTAG
- the recX gene encoding recombination regulator RecX, whose product MPIISKITAAKKRKGRFHIYIKVNNKDQYAFTVSENLLVQEQLLKGKEISEDEMSMLQEKDDLDKMMQKVLNFLSYRMRSELEVSTYLKDHEVSDDQIGEIMDRLRELQFINDRLFAEAFVRTKRDTGKKGPLIIQQELYQKGISQALIDDVMTQYSAELQLQHAITMIEKKQSSYKNEGLKKKQQKLIQFIIQRGYSQSIAVEALKEAELKEDPEIEWQAVEKQGEKAWKKYEKKPEWERDQRIKQFLFSRGFTTELIEQWLQTKKEENLI is encoded by the coding sequence ATGCCAATTATTTCAAAAATTACCGCTGCTAAAAAAAGAAAAGGTAGATTTCATATTTATATAAAAGTAAACAATAAAGATCAATATGCTTTTACAGTATCTGAAAATTTACTAGTACAAGAACAGTTATTAAAAGGTAAAGAAATTTCAGAAGACGAGATGTCCATGCTGCAAGAGAAAGATGATTTAGACAAGATGATGCAAAAAGTGTTAAATTTTTTGTCTTATCGTATGCGCTCTGAACTAGAAGTGTCAACTTATTTGAAAGATCATGAAGTCAGTGATGATCAGATTGGGGAGATAATGGACAGGCTCCGTGAGCTTCAATTTATCAATGACAGACTATTTGCAGAAGCTTTTGTGCGTACAAAACGTGATACTGGAAAGAAAGGGCCTTTAATTATTCAGCAAGAGCTGTATCAAAAAGGAATAAGTCAAGCACTCATTGATGATGTTATGACTCAATATTCAGCTGAGCTTCAGCTTCAACACGCAATCACTATGATCGAAAAAAAGCAGTCCTCCTATAAAAATGAAGGATTAAAAAAGAAACAGCAAAAACTAATTCAATTTATTATCCAGCGAGGTTATTCACAGTCTATAGCTGTTGAGGCATTGAAAGAAGCTGAGTTGAAAGAAGATCCAGAAATTGAATGGCAGGCAGTAGAAAAACAAGGAGAAAAAGCGTGGAAGAAGTATGAAAAAAAGCCTGAATGGGAACGTGACCAGCGCATAAAACAGTTTTTATTCTCAAGAGGGTTTACGACAGAGTTAATAGAACAATGGCTCCAGACTAAAAAAGAAGAAAATTTGATATAA